From a single Apium graveolens cultivar Ventura chromosome 2, ASM990537v1, whole genome shotgun sequence genomic region:
- the LOC141704305 gene encoding bifunctional desaturase/conjugase FADX-like yields the protein MDSTSTKEKMLSKSKKSRERAPHTKPPFTYADIKKSVPAHCFERSAVRSFSYLAFNLIFGYCFYIMATTYMITKPQSFSSGLVYVTNSIIYALLQGSVFAGLFFLGHECGHHAFTDYEWLDDTVGFIIHTVILWPYFSFKYSHRRHHGKTGHVTQEEVETPMIKSQVPNAFRIFKYTLARLVAVIFLLFSGVPLYLYVNFRGRTYERFASHLDPTSPMFSSRQRNHILLSNVGIFAVIFGLYKLAIIKGFSWVAFVYLGPYLVQGAIVTMVTTLQHIDRTVPYYDSTEWDWLRGSLASIDRDYGTIRNIVFHHGPTSHVAHHLFPSMPHYHGEEATRAFKTVLGDYYQYDETPFYKAIWNIVNECVYVEEDEGEKNKGVFWYRSVSDYML from the coding sequence ATGGACAGTACTAGTACTAAAGAAAAGATGCTTTCGAAATCGAAGAAATCAAGAGAGAGAGCTCCCCATACAAAACCTCCCTTCACTTACGCAGATATAAAGAAATCAGTTCCAGCTCATTGCTTTGAGCGTTCTGCAGTTCGCTCTTTCTCGTACCTTGCCTTCAACCTCATTTTCGGATACTGTTTTTATATCATGGCCACAACTTACATGATAACCAAGCCACAATCATTTTCTTCAGGCCTGGTATACGTGACCAATTCGATTATATATGCATTACTTCAAGGTTCTGTCTTTGCAGGACTTTTCTTCTTAGGGCACGAGTGCGGTCACCACGCCTTCACTGATTACGAGTGGCTCGACGATACTGTAGGCTTCATCATCCACACTGTAATCCTATGGCCTTACTTTTCATTTAAGTATAGTCATCGACGCCACCATGGGAAAACTGGACATGTCACGCAGGAAGAAGTAGAGACCCCGATGATCAAGTCCCAAGTACCCAATGCATTCAGAATTTTTAAGTACACCCTAGCAAGACTAGTGGCTGTGATTTTCCTCCTATTTTCGGGCGTGCCTTTATACTTGTATGTCAATTTTCGAGGCCGAACTTACGAAAGATTTGCCTCCCATTTGGATCCAACTAGTCCTATGTTCTCAAGCCGACAGCGCAATCACATATTATTGTCCAATGTTGGCATTTTCGCGGTCATCTTTGGGCTATACAAACTAGCTATTATCAAAGGATTTTCTTGGGTTGCTTTCGTATATCTAGGACCTTATCTAGTACAAGGGGCTATCGTTACAATGGTCACTACACTTCAACATATTGATCGCACAGTGCCTTACTATGATTCTACCGAGTGGGATTGGTTAAGGGGATCTTTGGCCTCGATCGATAGAGATTATGGTACAATTCGTAACATTGTTTTTCATCATGGACCAACTTCCCATGTTGCTCACCATTTGTTCCCCTCAATGCCTCATTATCACGGCGAGGAAGCCACCAGAGCATTTAAGACTGTGTTGGGGGATTATTATCAGTATGATGAAACTCCCTTTTACAAAGCAATTTGGAACATTGTGAACGAGTGTGTCTATGTTGAGGAAGATGAAGGTGAAAAAAACAAAGGGGTGTTTTGGTATAGAAGTGTATCAGATTATATGCTTTAG
- the LOC141706425 gene encoding uncharacterized protein LOC141706425 has product MFSFTKKSNVHYRPGADQEEDGHFRKRFKPSQQQQHSNQDWSSRSMQFQVSAAQFNLLDEPGPLGLKLRKSPSLLDLIQRKLSGADTSFVGNTACENSKVKEKKNVRTSAASKSTDKLKPSKFFASFLRIGSWKYMSRHEGDLVAKCYYTKQKLVWEILDCGLKSKIEFQWSDIISLNASCPDDRPGNLTIALSRPPLFFKESNPQPRKHTMWLVTPDFTDGQASIQREHFLQFPQGVLNKHYEKLIQCDARLKCLSQQPKIVMHAPFSVSLACDSEGNISTNHLTNELDTAKVCPFSSVALPFSASSNVEQMDTLDIAPLHQSKEASSLSSGIIEANEINEGQDIPRLKNHELSKVSSLHQSMSADPLNHIEHHISEQMASEKISKCKDMLDDIAHHFLNDTQTVTAFDEKSLMSRVNSLCSLLQEPVVDSKYNLDGKTNMNEHNKFEPESMCNTTPASMFEIGTLGQRKDIMDFTSCKQPNMPRKDSFGDLLLNLHRSGSFSNILAKILEDGDDHT; this is encoded by the exons ATGTTTAGTTTTACGAAAAAATCGAATGTACATTACAGACCAGGTGCTGACCAAGAAGAAGATGGTCACTTCAGAAAGCGCTTCAAGCCATCGCAGCAACAGCAGCATTCTAATCAG GATTGGAGTTCTAGAAGCATGCAGTTTCAAGTATCAGCTGCACAGTTCAATCTACTAGATGAGCCAGGCCCGTTGGGTTTGAAGCTGAGGAAGAGTCCATCATTGTTGGATTTGATCCAAAGGAAACTCTCTGGAGCCGATACTTCTTTTGTCGGAAATACAGCATGCGAAAATTCCAAAGTGAAAGAAAAGAAGAATGTTAGAACCTCTGCTGCTTCTAAGTCTACCGACAAGTTGAAGCCTTCTAAATTTTTCGCTTCATTTTTAAGAATCGGGAGCTGGAAG TATATGTCTAGACATGAGGGTGACTTGGTTGCAAAGTGTTACTATACGAAGCAAAAACTTGTTTGGGAAATTCTTGACTGTGGCCTGAAGAGTAAAATAGAATTCCAGTGGTCTGACATTATTTCTTTGAATGCAAGCTGTCCTGATGATCGTCCAGGGAATTTGACTATAGCG TTGTCGAGACCGCCACTGTTCTTCAAAGAGAGCAATCCACAGCCTAGAAAGCACACTATGTGGCTAGTTACTCCAGATTTTACAGATGGACAGGCTAGCATCCAGAG GGAACACTTTCTGCAGTTCCCTCAGGGTGTGTTAAACAAGCACTATGAAAAGCTGATTCAGTGTGATGCGCGTCTTAAATGCCTTAGCCAACAACCCAAGATAGTTATGCATGCACCATTTTCTGTATCACTGGCTTGTGACTCTGAGGGAAATATATCTACAAACCATCTTACTAATGAACTTGATACTGCTAAAGTGTGTCCCTTCTCTAGTGTAGCATTGCCTTTTTCAGCTTCGTCAAATGTTGAACAAATGGATACTCTTGACATAGCCCCTTTGCATCAGTCAAAAGAAGCGTCTTCACTGAGTTCAG GTATCATTGAAGCCAACGAGATTAATGAAGGACAAGATATTCCGCGCTTGAAGAATCATGAATTGTCAAAAGTTTCGAGTTTGCACCAATCTATGTCTGCAGATCCTCTAAACCACATAGAGCACCATATTTCAGAACAAATGGCTTCCGAAAAGATATCTAAATGCAAAGACATGTTGGATGACATTGCTCATCATTTTCTCAATGACACTCAGACGGTAACTGCATTCGATGAAAAGTCTCTTATGTCAAGGGTGAATTCTCTATGCTCCCTCCTACAGGAACCTGTTGTCGATTCCAAATATAATCTTGATGGTAAAACAAACATGAATGAACATAATAAGTTTGAACCAGAGAGTATGTGTAATACAACACCGGCTAGTATGTTTGAAATCGGTACATTAGGCCAGAGAAAGGATATCATGGATTTTACTTCATGCAAACAACCAAACATGCCTAGGAAAGACTCCTTCGGGGACTTGCTGCTCAATCTCCACAGGAGCGGCTCTTTCTCAAATATTTTAGCTAAAATTTTGGAAGACGGTGATGATCATACTTGA